One window of the Syntrophorhabdaceae bacterium genome contains the following:
- a CDS encoding ATP-grasp domain-containing protein, with translation MRLHEYEALDIFEENGIPVPRRGVAGTMHEALHIAGEIGYPVMLKAQVLVGGRGLSGGIKIASTPDQLKEVAESLLGSDIKGFPVHKILVCEKVEIAQELYLGITVDGYSGKPVIVVSTEGGVLIEETARTSPEKIAAIHIEPSFGYYPYRARTLLKMLGLKQQLITSWTDVIGQLYNVAERYEALIAEINPLAVLTSGRLLAVDAVLEVDDSALSRIRFPLPDRVDRIENPLERRGREIGVTYVDLDGDIGIISSGAGLGMASMDIIGEKMRPANFLETGGGITADLLYRCMELVMMKPGLKAIFINVYGGINPIHEGAKGVVRYIEEHGLKIPIVAKALGNREQETWEIFRSGGVHVVTEAATEKAVQRLYELVGEV, from the coding sequence ATGAGACTGCACGAATATGAGGCATTAGACATCTTTGAAGAGAACGGCATTCCGGTCCCCCGCCGGGGGGTGGCAGGGACCATGCACGAGGCCCTTCACATAGCAGGAGAAATAGGTTATCCCGTCATGCTCAAGGCGCAGGTCCTCGTTGGGGGACGCGGCCTTTCCGGCGGGATCAAAATCGCTTCCACCCCTGATCAGTTAAAGGAAGTCGCCGAATCGCTTCTCGGCTCGGACATAAAGGGATTTCCCGTGCACAAGATCCTCGTCTGTGAAAAAGTCGAGATCGCGCAGGAGTTGTACCTCGGTATAACCGTAGACGGATATTCGGGCAAACCGGTGATCGTTGTCAGCACCGAGGGGGGCGTGCTCATCGAGGAGACGGCAAGGACATCTCCGGAAAAGATTGCGGCAATTCACATCGAACCATCCTTCGGCTACTATCCATATCGGGCACGCACACTCCTCAAGATGCTCGGTCTCAAGCAGCAGCTTATCACCTCGTGGACAGATGTGATCGGCCAACTATACAATGTGGCGGAACGCTACGAGGCGCTCATTGCCGAGATAAATCCACTGGCTGTGCTAACGAGTGGCAGACTGCTCGCCGTTGACGCTGTTTTGGAGGTGGACGATTCGGCGCTATCGAGAATCCGCTTCCCCTTACCGGATCGCGTGGACCGGATCGAGAATCCGCTTGAGCGCCGAGGCAGAGAGATCGGGGTGACTTATGTGGACCTCGACGGAGATATTGGCATCATCTCATCCGGCGCCGGCCTCGGCATGGCCTCCATGGATATCATCGGCGAAAAGATGAGACCGGCCAATTTCCTTGAGACGGGAGGAGGTATTACCGCCGATCTGCTTTACCGTTGCATGGAACTCGTCATGATGAAACCAGGACTTAAGGCCATATTCATCAACGTATATGGCGGCATCAACCCCATCCATGAAGGAGCAAAAGGGGTTGTTCGCTACATTGAGGAGCATGGTCTGAAAATTCCCATCGTTGCCAAAGCGCTCGGAAACAGGGAGCAGGAGACCTGGGAGATATTCCGGTCCGGCGGAGTGCACGTGGTCACCGAAGCGGCCACAGAGAAGGCTGTGCAGCGTCTATACGAACTTGTCGGAGAGGTTTAA
- the sucD gene encoding succinate--CoA ligase subunit alpha: protein MSILIDDSTRVIVQGITGRIGSTQTHWMLDYGTKVVGGVTPGKGGSIVEGVPVFDSVMEAVKDTGANASVFFVPAAFVLDAFLETIDAGIKLIVIVPEHIPVKDVVKMRNYAIEKGVFALGPTTPGILVPGKGKMGIMPASLFAPGRVGIISRSGTLSYEFAGILSENHVGQSTVVGMGADPVVLRNLADILELFEEDEGTDAVIVVGEVGGEQEEKAAGFISRKMTKPVAAYIAGRHSPQGKRMGHAGAIVRGASGSVGGKQEALEAAGVEVLESPVHVSVWAKKHNLQ, encoded by the coding sequence ATGAGCATATTGATTGATGATTCAACCCGAGTGATTGTGCAGGGCATAACAGGCCGTATCGGAAGCACCCAGACGCACTGGATGCTCGACTATGGAACAAAGGTGGTCGGAGGCGTAACCCCGGGCAAAGGCGGCTCCATAGTCGAGGGGGTGCCTGTATTCGACAGCGTCATGGAGGCGGTAAAGGACACGGGGGCTAACGCGTCTGTTTTCTTCGTCCCCGCGGCCTTCGTCCTCGATGCCTTTCTCGAAACCATAGACGCCGGGATTAAGCTCATCGTCATTGTTCCCGAACATATTCCTGTAAAGGATGTGGTAAAGATGCGCAATTACGCTATTGAGAAAGGCGTATTTGCGCTGGGGCCCACGACCCCAGGAATCCTCGTGCCTGGAAAAGGAAAAATGGGCATCATGCCAGCCTCACTCTTTGCACCCGGCAGGGTGGGCATCATCTCACGAAGCGGTACCCTCTCCTATGAATTCGCCGGCATCCTCTCAGAAAACCATGTGGGTCAGAGTACCGTGGTCGGCATGGGCGCCGATCCCGTGGTCTTAAGAAACCTCGCGGACATCCTCGAGCTCTTTGAGGAAGACGAGGGCACCGACGCGGTGATCGTCGTCGGAGAAGTGGGCGGAGAGCAGGAAGAGAAAGCCGCAGGCTTCATCTCGAGAAAGATGACCAAACCGGTGGCCGCGTACATCGCCGGACGTCACTCTCCACAGGGTAAACGGATGGGCCACGCCGGGGCTATTGTGCGTGGCGCATCAGGTTCGGTCGGCGGTAAACAAGAGGCGCTCGAGGCAGCAGGCGTGGAGGTGCTTGAAAGCCCCGTACATGTGTCTGTCTGGGCAAAAAAACACAACCTGCAATAA
- a CDS encoding acyl-CoA dehydrogenase family protein has product MPLFEENRDYSDFRKVVRKFVAKEITPHREEWDKAGIVPRELFLKMGKQGFLCPWLPEEYGGMDVDARYSLLIVNEELAWGDGFSVGAPLHSDVAAPYLFSYGTEELKKRILPKAASGETILAIGLTEPDAGSDLASIRTRAVKDGDHYIINGQKTFITNGINTDLVIAACKIESPTGQKGISMIAIDGDTPGFTRRKLHKLGQDSQDTAELAFEDCKVPASNLLGEEGKGFKYMMEKLARERLEVCVKCQAMAELAFKEGLEYAKVREAFKKPIGDFQHNAFKLAEMATDIEVGRTFLETLVAEYVRGENIDPKRVSMAKAFLGEMVNRVAYQALQLHGGYGYMEEYRISRIYRDVRALSILAGTTEIMKLIIARNLGLNP; this is encoded by the coding sequence ATGCCGCTTTTTGAAGAGAACAGGGATTACAGCGATTTCAGGAAAGTTGTGAGGAAATTCGTAGCAAAAGAGATAACACCGCATCGGGAAGAGTGGGATAAAGCAGGGATCGTTCCGCGCGAACTGTTCCTGAAAATGGGTAAGCAGGGCTTCTTGTGTCCATGGCTTCCCGAAGAGTACGGCGGGATGGATGTGGACGCCCGCTATTCTCTTCTCATAGTGAACGAGGAACTGGCCTGGGGAGACGGATTCAGCGTGGGGGCGCCCCTCCACAGCGACGTCGCAGCGCCGTATCTGTTCTCATATGGAACAGAGGAGCTGAAAAAGAGGATACTGCCAAAGGCCGCATCAGGAGAGACCATACTGGCCATCGGCCTTACCGAACCCGACGCAGGGTCGGACCTTGCATCGATTCGCACACGGGCGGTAAAGGATGGTGACCATTATATCATTAACGGTCAGAAGACCTTCATAACGAACGGCATAAATACTGACCTTGTCATTGCTGCGTGCAAGATAGAATCACCCACGGGTCAGAAGGGTATCAGCATGATTGCAATAGACGGCGACACACCCGGGTTTACCCGGCGAAAGCTTCATAAGCTGGGCCAGGACTCCCAGGATACGGCGGAGCTCGCGTTTGAGGATTGCAAAGTGCCGGCGAGTAACCTTCTCGGTGAGGAAGGAAAAGGCTTCAAATATATGATGGAGAAGCTTGCCAGAGAGCGGCTTGAGGTGTGCGTTAAATGTCAGGCCATGGCGGAATTGGCTTTTAAAGAGGGCCTTGAATACGCAAAGGTGAGGGAAGCCTTCAAAAAACCCATCGGCGATTTCCAGCATAACGCCTTCAAGCTTGCCGAGATGGCAACCGATATTGAAGTGGGTCGCACCTTTCTGGAAACACTTGTGGCCGAGTACGTGAGAGGTGAGAATATAGACCCCAAGAGGGTCTCCATGGCAAAGGCATTCCTTGGTGAGATGGTGAACCGTGTTGCCTATCAGGCGCTGCAGCTTCACGGCGGATACGGGTATATGGAAGAATACCGGATCAGCAGGATTTACCGGGATGTGCGGGCCTTGTCGATCCTTGCAGGCACCACGGAGATTATGAAGCTCATTATTGCCCGAAACCTGGGATTGAACCCGTAA
- a CDS encoding acyl-CoA dehydrogenase family protein, with amino-acid sequence MIDFNLPYLNEEQKSLAMLMKDFCTREVDLKTLNEIADQTIPANATSADLRARMPWDLVAKAHDAGLRQITAPAEYGGGGYEEDHLAQGAMAEMAGYMGGQFGRLMTITWKQLAAFAYAPKDIAKEVLDDFMKDKKTMMGASITEPNSGSDFLMPYDEPGATGQYLARKEKDEWVFNGDKMFCTAGGVSNYLTVMARTDPKGPITKSVTQFVIDTRLPGWSVARVNDMMGNELVTNVQMHFENYRIPDRYRVSPVNGAFDVMKSRLAGKSLHMFAVLGWAERTWEDMKEYAMARIQGGKPIIQHSNVGTLISETDCLLRTTKLLLYQDAWEWHNVGQGQMRDVLGWYYINWYIKKVLMRIIEAGLEVYGGMAPQKELTFEHWVRVHLSILHGGSTGLLSLVKAANIMAKAGQPSARAADALQES; translated from the coding sequence ATGATAGATTTTAACCTGCCTTACCTAAACGAGGAACAAAAAAGTCTGGCCATGCTCATGAAGGATTTCTGCACGAGGGAAGTTGACCTCAAAACCTTGAATGAGATCGCAGATCAGACAATCCCGGCAAATGCCACGAGCGCGGACCTGAGGGCCCGCATGCCATGGGATTTAGTTGCCAAAGCACATGATGCGGGACTGAGGCAAATAACGGCCCCGGCCGAATACGGCGGCGGAGGCTACGAAGAAGATCATCTCGCCCAGGGTGCCATGGCCGAGATGGCCGGGTATATGGGCGGCCAGTTCGGCAGACTCATGACTATAACGTGGAAACAGCTCGCCGCTTTCGCATACGCGCCCAAAGACATCGCAAAAGAGGTGCTGGACGATTTCATGAAAGACAAGAAGACCATGATGGGAGCTTCCATCACTGAGCCGAACAGCGGGAGTGATTTCCTCATGCCCTATGACGAGCCAGGAGCAACAGGCCAGTATTTGGCGCGTAAAGAGAAAGACGAATGGGTCTTTAACGGGGACAAGATGTTCTGTACCGCCGGAGGTGTTTCTAATTATCTCACGGTCATGGCACGGACAGATCCCAAAGGTCCCATCACCAAATCCGTGACTCAGTTCGTCATCGACACACGCCTGCCGGGGTGGTCGGTCGCCCGCGTAAATGATATGATGGGCAACGAACTCGTGACAAACGTGCAGATGCATTTCGAGAATTACAGGATCCCCGACAGATACCGGGTGAGCCCGGTGAATGGAGCCTTTGATGTCATGAAGTCGCGCCTCGCCGGCAAATCCCTCCACATGTTTGCCGTCCTCGGATGGGCTGAGAGGACATGGGAAGACATGAAAGAATACGCCATGGCGAGAATTCAGGGCGGCAAGCCGATTATTCAACACAGCAACGTTGGCACACTCATATCGGAGACCGATTGCCTGTTACGGACCACAAAGCTCCTTCTGTATCAAGATGCCTGGGAGTGGCACAACGTGGGACAGGGTCAGATGAGAGATGTGCTCGGATGGTACTATATTAACTGGTATATCAAGAAGGTGCTCATGCGCATTATCGAAGCGGGTCTCGAGGTGTACGGCGGTATGGCGCCTCAAAAAGAACTCACCTTCGAGCACTGGGTTCGTGTGCATCTCAGTATTCTGCACGGCGGATCGACTGGCCTCTTAAGCCTGGTAAAAGCAGCCAACATCATGGCAAAGGCCGGGCAACCTTCGGCTCGCGCAGCGGACGCCCTGCAGGAGTCGTAA
- a CDS encoding electron transfer flavoprotein subunit beta/FixA family protein, producing the protein MNIIVCVKEIADPEAPADSFRLDPENKVLATSPKVLRVINPFDEQAVEAALRIKDAVGARVTTLALGKGLDRVVVKKPLFMGADELILLEDDAFAGGDSWSTVLALSSAIKKIGSYDLILCGRQAADWNAGQVGSGIAEMLKLPSVTVARKIEIVDKKARVERVTADGYEVVEVSLPAVITVSNEIGQARYPAIQNIRTANKIQPLVWKPSDIGLDASDVGAKGRKLTILKLFQPVSEGICAIMEGETQQEMAENLALTLRKEKIL; encoded by the coding sequence ATGAACATTATCGTATGTGTGAAAGAGATAGCCGATCCAGAAGCCCCCGCGGATTCCTTCAGGCTCGACCCTGAAAACAAGGTGCTCGCGACCTCGCCCAAGGTCCTGAGGGTCATCAATCCTTTCGATGAACAGGCTGTCGAAGCCGCCCTCAGGATAAAAGACGCGGTTGGTGCCAGGGTTACGACCCTTGCCCTCGGTAAAGGCCTTGATCGAGTGGTCGTGAAGAAACCGCTCTTCATGGGCGCGGACGAACTCATCCTTCTCGAGGACGATGCCTTTGCAGGAGGAGACAGCTGGTCGACGGTCCTCGCTCTCTCCTCAGCCATCAAGAAGATCGGGAGCTACGATCTTATCCTGTGTGGCAGACAGGCCGCAGACTGGAACGCGGGCCAGGTCGGTTCCGGCATAGCGGAGATGTTGAAGCTTCCGAGCGTGACGGTGGCTAGAAAGATTGAGATAGTGGACAAAAAGGCCAGGGTGGAAAGGGTGACCGCCGATGGCTACGAGGTTGTCGAAGTCAGCCTGCCAGCCGTGATCACCGTAAGCAATGAGATCGGTCAGGCGCGATATCCCGCAATCCAGAATATCAGAACGGCAAATAAAATACAGCCGCTTGTCTGGAAACCGTCAGACATCGGTCTTGATGCTTCAGACGTGGGCGCCAAAGGGAGAAAGCTTACAATCCTGAAACTCTTCCAACCGGTATCCGAGGGGATATGCGCGATCATGGAAGGAGAGACCCAGCAGGAAATGGCCGAAAACCTGGCCCTAACCCTGAGAAAAGAGAAGATACTGTAA
- a CDS encoding electron transfer flavoprotein subunit alpha/FixB family protein has product MADCKDVVIYGETRDGKISAITKELLGGARKLADDLGEALIVMFIGGGITEAAREAMSLGADRVYVVDHPELAFYRTELYMSAASTIIEKQNPRFLIFGHTDVGADLGPRLAFNLNTTIATDCIELSVEPDTKSLLRTKPVYGGLALATYTSEGFPQMATVRSKSLTPAEHMERNGEFISVDWNYDSSASRISVLEKVVEAVSGVKLEDAEVIVSGGRGIGDSEGFKQLEEAARFLKGALGASRVACDNGWVPTTIQVGITGKIVAPRLYLAVGISGASQHMSGCSRSKTIIAINRDPAAAIFKQAQFGVVGDWKVVLPIFIEKLKSLE; this is encoded by the coding sequence ATGGCTGATTGCAAAGATGTCGTGATTTACGGTGAGACGAGAGATGGAAAAATCTCTGCCATTACCAAAGAATTGCTCGGGGGGGCGCGAAAGCTGGCCGACGATCTGGGTGAGGCGCTCATCGTCATGTTCATCGGCGGCGGGATAACGGAGGCTGCCCGTGAAGCCATGTCCTTAGGCGCAGACAGGGTCTATGTAGTAGACCACCCGGAACTCGCGTTCTACCGGACGGAACTCTATATGTCGGCAGCGTCAACCATTATAGAAAAGCAAAACCCGCGTTTTCTCATTTTCGGCCACACTGATGTGGGCGCTGATCTTGGCCCTCGCCTCGCATTCAACCTCAATACGACCATTGCGACAGACTGCATCGAATTGTCTGTCGAGCCTGACACAAAGTCTCTTTTACGAACAAAACCGGTGTATGGAGGTCTTGCTTTAGCCACCTATACAAGTGAAGGCTTCCCTCAGATGGCTACAGTCAGATCGAAATCTTTGACGCCTGCCGAACATATGGAGCGAAACGGGGAATTCATATCTGTTGATTGGAATTACGATTCATCGGCGTCGCGTATATCTGTTCTTGAAAAAGTGGTTGAGGCCGTAAGCGGCGTCAAACTTGAAGACGCCGAGGTGATCGTATCCGGCGGCAGAGGCATCGGAGATTCCGAGGGATTCAAACAACTGGAGGAAGCGGCAAGATTCCTGAAGGGCGCGCTCGGCGCCTCCCGGGTTGCCTGTGACAACGGGTGGGTACCGACCACCATACAGGTTGGCATTACCGGCAAGATCGTAGCCCCCAGACTCTATCTTGCCGTGGGCATTTCCGGTGCAAGCCAACATATGTCAGGCTGCTCTCGGTCCAAGACTATCATAGCCATCAACAGGGATCCGGCGGCCGCCATTTTCAAACAGGCCCAGTTCGGCGTGGTGGGCGATTGGAAAGTCGTTCTGCCCATCTTCATCGAGAAACTAAAAAGTTTAGAGTAA
- a CDS encoding NADH:flavin oxidoreductase, with protein sequence MNQLFERTEINGMKLENRFVRSATVDNGAESGFVSNKQIQYFSELAAGGVGLIVTGMTCVHAADQIRPVQNSIADDKYIPAYKKLTASVHSRGAKIALQLVHSGRQRGKWLGQADGYALAPSVIEHDPFFTGATYRAATEEELLEIIVAFGNAARRAREAGFDAVQIHGAHAFLLSQFLSPHANRRDDAWGGSLENRLRLHREIYKTVRGRVGNDYPVLIKLGVQDGFPYGLDFSEGKKAALALAELGFDALEISQGLRGEIFEGTEYRTDIDRPDREAYFRRWCVEVKTQVAVPVMMVGGLRNPVFMKEIIEKGEADYISLCRPFIREPHIINDWQQGDLHRARCISCNRCIEALNIGDFLHCPQITYNKG encoded by the coding sequence ATGAACCAGCTGTTCGAACGGACAGAGATAAACGGCATGAAATTGGAGAATCGTTTCGTAAGATCGGCCACCGTTGATAACGGCGCTGAATCGGGATTCGTATCGAACAAGCAGATCCAATACTTTTCGGAACTCGCTGCGGGAGGGGTTGGTTTGATCGTAACAGGTATGACATGCGTCCATGCCGCCGATCAGATCCGGCCTGTTCAGAACTCCATAGCAGACGATAAGTACATTCCGGCGTACAAAAAACTGACCGCGTCAGTACACAGCCGTGGGGCGAAGATCGCCCTTCAACTCGTTCATTCCGGCAGGCAGAGGGGCAAATGGCTCGGGCAGGCAGACGGCTATGCCCTGGCTCCTTCTGTAATCGAACATGATCCCTTTTTTACTGGAGCGACCTATCGGGCCGCGACCGAAGAAGAGCTTCTCGAGATCATAGTCGCTTTTGGAAATGCTGCCCGAAGAGCCAGGGAAGCCGGTTTCGACGCCGTACAAATTCACGGCGCCCACGCATTCCTCTTGAGTCAGTTTTTATCTCCACATGCGAATCGACGAGACGATGCCTGGGGCGGCTCCCTTGAGAACCGGCTCCGCCTGCATCGTGAGATTTACAAGACGGTGAGAGGCCGCGTGGGTAACGATTATCCCGTGCTCATCAAACTCGGCGTTCAGGACGGCTTTCCATACGGTCTTGATTTCTCGGAAGGCAAGAAGGCCGCTTTAGCCCTGGCCGAGCTGGGGTTCGACGCGCTGGAAATTAGTCAGGGACTACGAGGCGAGATCTTTGAAGGGACCGAATATCGGACAGACATAGATAGACCCGATCGAGAGGCTTATTTCCGGCGGTGGTGCGTTGAAGTCAAGACACAAGTCGCCGTGCCCGTCATGATGGTCGGTGGTTTGAGGAACCCTGTATTTATGAAAGAGATCATCGAAAAAGGCGAAGCCGATTATATCTCACTATGTCGGCCGTTTATCAGGGAACCACACATAATCAATGACTGGCAACAGGGTGATCTGCATCGCGCCCGTTGCATATCCTGTAACAGATGTATTGAGGCATTGAACATAGGAGATTTCCTTCATTGTCCTCAGATCACATATAACAAGGGTTGA
- the glmS gene encoding methylaspartate mutase subunit S — MNDFETAEGTLVTGVIGEDVHIMGIRIVEHALRQAGFRVVPLGAQVSQEQFIEAAIETNADALLISSLGGHASILVPGLREKCDEAGLKQILLYLGGQLVIRESSWEDSENAFKEMGFDRVYPPDVKLSQVIADLEADCRRKRSARGL, encoded by the coding sequence ATGAACGATTTCGAGACGGCAGAAGGTACTTTGGTCACCGGCGTTATAGGAGAGGACGTGCATATCATGGGGATTAGAATTGTCGAGCATGCTTTGAGACAGGCCGGTTTCCGGGTAGTTCCTCTGGGAGCGCAGGTATCTCAAGAGCAGTTCATAGAAGCGGCTATTGAAACGAATGCAGACGCCCTTCTCATTTCATCGCTCGGTGGCCACGCTTCAATTCTCGTACCCGGGCTTCGGGAGAAATGCGATGAAGCAGGGTTGAAACAAATCCTCCTCTACCTCGGGGGGCAGCTTGTCATCCGTGAATCCAGTTGGGAAGATTCGGAGAATGCGTTCAAGGAAATGGGATTCGACAGGGTCTATCCGCCGGACGTTAAGCTCTCCCAGGTCATCGCCGACCTCGAAGCCGACTGCAGGAGGAAAAGGAGTGCCCGTGGACTTTAG
- a CDS encoding methylaspartate mutase subunit E, producing the protein MDFRNKRMTEKEFMRMRQEVLATWPAASNVDLDEAVAFHKSLPSHKNFALTLLEARKNRRTLIRSESGVPDLEEFTRYLLFLQNEGEIDLLGTMVDSMTRNQKYRDAELGLKKSLETGRWVINGFPMVAYRITDIRRIIESVDRPVMIRGISPDYRLIDEIGFAGGHTGTSGNPLNAFCQYSSSMPLETVITNFQYVYRLMGHYADRGVPLTASVAGGFAILCPFSVLIAGAIVDSLIAAEQGVVNISLAVNTQGNLVQDVAAMITARKMLELYLNANGYHDVQVTLNCTNWSGRFPEDIFAACSIIALGVIAAIASNSEIATVKTIEEAKSIPKKEANAASVRLAKTLITMSRGQVLKLNEKEVKEEAAILETETRLIVDKIIDMGNGDVVKGEIKAIESGAFDVPFSTSRFVPCRVKGIRDAQGMVRYFDHGNLPLSRELVAFHKEKVAERQGAAGNALDYQTIADDLSAISKGLLRGDA; encoded by the coding sequence GTGGACTTTAGAAATAAACGGATGACCGAAAAAGAGTTTATGCGGATGAGACAGGAAGTGCTTGCCACCTGGCCTGCCGCTTCAAACGTGGACCTGGATGAGGCTGTGGCGTTTCATAAGAGCCTTCCTTCGCACAAGAATTTCGCTCTGACATTGTTGGAGGCACGGAAGAATAGAAGGACCCTCATCCGCTCCGAATCCGGAGTTCCTGATCTGGAGGAGTTCACCAGGTATCTGCTCTTTCTCCAAAATGAAGGAGAGATCGATCTCCTGGGAACCATGGTAGACAGCATGACACGAAATCAAAAGTACAGGGACGCCGAATTGGGCCTGAAAAAAAGTCTTGAAACGGGAAGATGGGTCATCAATGGATTCCCTATGGTCGCATATCGCATAACGGATATACGGAGGATAATAGAAAGCGTTGACCGCCCCGTCATGATTCGGGGTATCTCGCCCGATTACAGACTGATTGACGAGATCGGGTTTGCGGGAGGACATACCGGTACTTCTGGCAACCCGCTCAATGCGTTCTGTCAATATTCGAGTTCGATGCCTTTGGAGACGGTGATCACGAATTTTCAGTATGTCTACAGGCTTATGGGTCACTATGCTGACCGAGGAGTTCCCTTAACCGCGTCTGTGGCAGGAGGCTTCGCCATACTATGTCCTTTCAGCGTTCTCATAGCAGGGGCCATCGTCGACTCCTTAATCGCAGCAGAACAGGGCGTGGTGAATATTAGTCTTGCGGTGAATACTCAGGGAAATCTCGTTCAGGACGTCGCGGCCATGATCACGGCTCGCAAGATGCTCGAGCTTTATCTTAACGCCAATGGGTACCATGATGTCCAGGTGACCCTCAACTGCACCAATTGGTCGGGAAGATTTCCCGAAGACATATTCGCCGCCTGCAGTATCATCGCGCTGGGCGTTATTGCCGCCATAGCGAGTAACAGCGAGATCGCCACGGTCAAAACGATCGAAGAAGCAAAAAGCATACCTAAGAAGGAAGCCAATGCGGCAAGCGTCAGGCTTGCAAAGACATTGATCACCATGTCTCGGGGCCAGGTCCTGAAGCTCAACGAAAAGGAGGTTAAAGAAGAAGCGGCCATCCTTGAGACGGAAACACGATTAATTGTCGACAAAATCATCGATATGGGCAATGGCGACGTGGTGAAGGGCGAAATCAAGGCGATCGAGTCAGGCGCTTTCGATGTTCCTTTTTCCACGAGCCGGTTCGTTCCGTGCAGGGTCAAGGGCATCAGGGATGCGCAGGGTATGGTGCGGTATTTCGATCATGGAAACCTCCCCCTGAGCAGGGAACTGGTGGCTTTCCACAAAGAGAAGGTGGCGGAAAGGCAAGGGGCCGCAGGAAACGCCCTCGATTACCAGACAATTGCCGATGACCTCTCGGCGATCAGCAAGGGGTTGCTTAGAGGCGATGCGTAG